Below is a window of Acidimicrobiia bacterium DNA.
ATTTTATGATTGCCCACCTTCAATGGGTCTTCTGACTATTAATGCACTTTATGCAAGCGATGAAGTAATAATCGTCTCTGGACCTTCAGCATGGTCTAGCGATGGTGTTCGTACATTTAGAGCTAATGTCGCTCGGATAGCGAAGAGATTAAATGGACGACCAAAACTTAGTGCAATAATTGTTAATAACGTAGGTCGTACACGCGATGCAAAATTTTGGACAAGCGAAATTATTTCTAACAATAATGAACAAGGCATTGAGAATACGCAATGTATATCAGCAAGAGCTGCTATTGCTGAAGCTGGTGCCATGTCACAACCGATAACATCATTAGGAAAACGTGATGGCGCTAAGTTCGCTAAGGAAGAATTTCAGGAAGCTTTTAAAAATATTTTTGGTAATCGAATAAATAACGATAAACAATCAAATCAAATAAATGATGTACAACTAACTTCTTAAAGGAGAAATCTATGGTTTATGACCCAAAAAAAACAAGAGCTAAACAGAAAGATGTTGAAGCTGTAGTAGACGAAATATTTGAAGAGGTATCAAATAAAGTAGATAGTAAACTTGAGACAGCGAAGAAAACTGTTGAAACAAAAATTTCTGATAAAAAACAGAAAATGGATGAAGTCCAAGCAAAAATTCTTGATTTTAAAGAATCCAAAGAGCAAAAGATCGAAGATAAATTAACAGAAAGTAGTTCACCTCTTTATATGCAACCACAGCTATGGGTAACACTCGCTGCAACTGCAATAGTTGGATTATTTATAGTAAAAAGATTAAAAAATAAATAAATGGCATTAGAAATCTAGATTATTTATAAATTATTAGATAAATAATCCTAGTATCCACCATTTTGCTTCAAATTCTTGCAACAATATATAACAAGATATACAAACGGGGGTGGTTATGTTCGGCTTAGAAACAATTGCAGTTATAGATATAGATGGAATAGAAGCTCATGTAGTTGGCCATTATGATCACGAGTGTTTAGAAGGTGAATATATTTCATACGATATTTACGTCAAAAGTGATCTCTCTAATGTTTTAGAGCTAATAGATTTAGGGCAAGCCTTTATACAATATCCTAGTGATGAGGAAGTCGGCACAATAGTTCATGAACTATTTAACCCTAGTGCAGTTAGAGTTATGGCTAACGCATAAAATTAAACAATATATTTTAAATAACTAAAGGAAAAAATGAAAAAAATAATATCTCTATT
It encodes the following:
- a CDS encoding AAA family ATPase, with product MIRVSFANQKGGVGKTTVTLGFAEAAFLSSNRVLVVDCDPQSNTTTGLGIELDHNSKTLVDILKDETELNEDNINQYVYHSSWNNIFESVIDLTNNISTPIIDVIPSNGLLSNVEAHLSNDPIGACDRLDNALAGISHLYDYVFYDCPPSMGLLTINALYASDEVIIVSGPSAWSSDGVRTFRANVARIAKRLNGRPKLSAIIVNNVGRTRDAKFWTSEIISNNNEQGIENTQCISARAAIAEAGAMSQPITSLGKRDGAKFAKEEFQEAFKNIFGNRINNDKQSNQINDVQLTS